A region of the Geomonas subterranea genome:
CTGAGAACTTAGAACAACAGGGGCAGAAACTAAAACCAAGAACTTAGCTTTAACAAGGCCTTTTGGTGTTGTGCCTTTCTCAGAAGTCCTCAGATTTTCTCCGTGGCCAATGATTTTTTGGTTTTGTTTTGGCAGCCGCTTACAGTAACAAAAAACCGTGGCGCGGGCAAGGGATGCATCCCGGGGCGCTCCTGGCGCAGCGGCGCGCCTGCCACCATTTTTCTGGCAACACCCTGCCGAATCGGCTACAATCCCCGCCCATGAAGATCCTGCTCTCCACCCTGCACGCCAAGTACGTCCACGCCTCGCTGGCACTCCCCTATCTCGCCTCGGCATCCGCCACCCTGCCCGGTGTGGAGTTGCACATCCTCGAGATGACCATCAACGAACTGCCGGACCAACTGCTGGCGAAGCTTTACGCGGAGCGGGCGGACGTGGTCATGTTCTCGTGCTACATCTGGAACACTGAGCTGACGCTGAAACTGGCGTCGGATCTGAAGCAGCTCGCGCCCGAGACCTTCATCGTCCTTGGCGGCCCGGAGGTCTCCTTCGGCGCTTTCGACCTGATGGTGCGCAACAGCGCCGTCGACTGCATCGTGCGCGGCGAGGGGGAGCAAACCTGCCGGGAACTCCTCGATGCATTGGGCCGCGGGGAGCCGCTGGAGGAAATCGGCGGGATCACCTATCGCGAGGGAGAAGAGGTCATCGCCAACCCGGAACGTGCGGCGCTGGCGGAGCTGGACCTGGTTCCCTCCCCCTTCGCGGCCGGGCTCGTCGACCTCAAAAAACCGCTGGTGTATTACGAGACCTCGCGCGGCTGCCCCTTCTCCTGCGCCTTCTGCATGTCCTCCATCGAGAAAGGCGTCCGTTCCTTCTCCATGGAGAGGATCAAGGCGGACCTCCTGCTGCTCATGGAGGCCGGGGTGCAGACCGTGAAGCTCGCCGACCGGACCTTCAACTACGACGCCAGAAGGGCCAACGAGATCTGGAACTTCATACTGGAGCACAACCGCGGCAGCAAGTTTCATTTCGAGATAGCGGCAGAGCTGCTCACCGGAGATAACCTGGAGCTGCTCGTACAAGTACCGGCTGGTATGTTCCGTTTCGAGATCGGGGTTCAGTCGGGCGGGGAGGAGACGCTGGCCAAGGTGGAGCGGAAATCGAGCCTGGAGAGGCTCTACGCCAACGTGGAGCGGCTCAAATCGGCGACGAAGGTC
Encoded here:
- a CDS encoding B12-binding domain-containing radical SAM protein, which codes for MKILLSTLHAKYVHASLALPYLASASATLPGVELHILEMTINELPDQLLAKLYAERADVVMFSCYIWNTELTLKLASDLKQLAPETFIVLGGPEVSFGAFDLMVRNSAVDCIVRGEGEQTCRELLDALGRGEPLEEIGGITYREGEEVIANPERAALAELDLVPSPFAAGLVDLKKPLVYYETSRGCPFSCAFCMSSIEKGVRSFSMERIKADLLLLMEAGVQTVKLADRTFNYDARRANEIWNFILEHNRGSKFHFEIAAELLTGDNLELLVQVPAGMFRFEIGVQSGGEETLAKVERKSSLERLYANVERLKSATKVTVHLDLVAGLPGESLEGFLASVQGLFTLDADHIQVEPLKVLKGTAMRGIARKEGYAYAEAAPYKILRTPWLTFEEIRRIEGISRLLDLVYNSGRFAATMRLFAAERPLSQLLDEAAQFFESAGHFAGNLSLASLFEALWRFGTGGRDEAAKERLRDALCFDFCLTGYPAGNPPSFFTRGSGPDAPGAPLRLEAKPGERVRYYRRTFARDYRCTPWREEPTVLTFVYRSAPGAGLQVQVL